The Gordonia terrae genome contains the following window.
CCCGCTCCCCGATGGTTCCCCGAGGAGTTCGGGTGGGTGGTCGGCTGCGATTACCGAGGACTTCCGGGTGACGGCGCGCCGATCCGCAACCCGATCGGCGCCGCCATGGCCGTCCGCCGGGCCGCCTTGATCGAGATCGGTGGTTTCTCGACGCGACTCGGTCGACAGGGCACGTTGCCCGCCGGGTGCGAGGAAACCCTCATGGGTATCGACCTGCGGCGCCGGGACCCGTCGTCGAAGATCCTGCGCGACAAGGCTTTCGGAGTCACACATACGGTGACCGACGACCGCGCCCGGTTCGGCTACTTCGCCCATCGGTGCTACCAGGAGGGGCGCTCGAAGGCGATCCTGTCGGAACTGGCCGGCAGCGGCGAGGCCCTGGCGAGCGAGCGGAGGTACAGCACCAGGGTGCTGCCCGCGGGGGTCTGGCGACATCGTCGGACCCCGAGTCGGGTCGGCGCGCTCGTCGCCGGTTTCGTGCTCACCTGCGCCGGATACGCTTTCGGGCTCGCCGGCCGCGGACGAGGTGTGTCCCGATGAGGCCCGGCAGGCTGCTCGCGTCGATGGGCGCGGCGGTGGCCACGGCGGTGTCCGCGTGTTCGGTACCGACCGTCCTGGCCGAGCCCGACACCGGACCCGAGGTGATCTTCGTCGACGAGTTCGACGGCCCCGCGCGCGCACCGGGCAGCCCCTGGCAGATGATGACCGGCGGCGGAGGCTGGGGCAACAACGAGTCGCAGGTCTACACCGACTCGTCCGCCAACGCCCGGATCGACGGCCAGGGACACCTGGCCATCACCGCACGACGGGGACCGGACGGCTACACCTCGGCGAGGTTGTCGACGAAGGATCGGCTCTCGGTCACCTACGGCCGGATCAGTGCCCGCATCGCCGTACCCGCCGGCACCGGTCTGCACCCCGCGTTCTGGATGCTCGGCGACGACATCGACGAGGTCGGGTGGCCCGCGGCCGGTGAGATCGACATCATCGAGACGCTCGATCAGGCACCGGAATTCCACACCGGGGTCCACGTACCGCAGACGTCCTCGGAACGGGGACAGAACATCTCGAGGTCGGGCGTCCCCGCCGGGCCGCTGGCCTCGACCTTCCGCACCTACTGGCTGAACAAGCTCCCGGGCCGGATCGAGAGCGGGATCGACGACCAGCGGCTGTTCGTCGTCGAACCCGGGGATCTCGCGCCGGACGCACGCTGGGTCCTCGACCAGCCCTTCCACCTACTGCTCAATCTCGCCGTCGGGGGCAACTGGCCCGGACCGACCGACGACACGACACCCGCGGAGAACACCATGCTCGTCGACTGGGTACGGGTGACCGCACCGTGACAACCGACTACGTCAACGACGCGGCGGAGGACACCACCGACCCGGCCCCGGTTCCGCTGAATCCCGCGATGCCGCTCGAGGGCGCCCCCGAATGGGCGGGTGCCACCTGGGTCGGGACACTCGATGTCACCGAGATCGCCGACGGCGACCGGACTCCCGGATCGGCGCCCGACGGGTCGGTCACCTGCGTCCCACTGGATGCCACGGGTTATCGGCGCGCACGGGTTCTCCTCCGACACGGCTCCGTGCCCATCCGGTTCGTCGACGCACCGATCGACGGCGGCCTGGTGCGGGTCCCGGTCGCACCGTACGCACTGCCCGAGCCACCTTCACGTGCCTCACTACCGCCGATCAGTGTCGTCGTCTGCACGCACGAGCGCCCCGGCATGCTGGCCGATGCGCTGCAGTCACTGCAACGACTGGACTACCCCGACTACGAGGTGGTCGTCGTCGACAACGCGCCCCGCACCGACGGCACTCGACAGGTCGTCGAGTCCCTCGA
Protein-coding sequences here:
- a CDS encoding glycosyltransferase: MLSSHPAEPAADPMTPAPGIPVLDAAARTEPTLSVIICCYTERRRRSLDTAIVEVRAQLGPKDELLVVVDHNESLRADLAAAHPDAIVCANTGARGLSDARNSGAAAAGGDVVVFIDDDACPAPSALAAVRTRCSDPDVVAVGGAVVALWDSPAPRWFPEEFGWVVGCDYRGLPGDGAPIRNPIGAAMAVRRAALIEIGGFSTRLGRQGTLPAGCEETLMGIDLRRRDPSSKILRDKAFGVTHTVTDDRARFGYFAHRCYQEGRSKAILSELAGSGEALASERRYSTRVLPAGVWRHRRTPSRVGALVAGFVLTCAGYAFGLAGRGRGVSR
- a CDS encoding glycoside hydrolase family 16 protein yields the protein MGAAVATAVSACSVPTVLAEPDTGPEVIFVDEFDGPARAPGSPWQMMTGGGGWGNNESQVYTDSSANARIDGQGHLAITARRGPDGYTSARLSTKDRLSVTYGRISARIAVPAGTGLHPAFWMLGDDIDEVGWPAAGEIDIIETLDQAPEFHTGVHVPQTSSERGQNISRSGVPAGPLASTFRTYWLNKLPGRIESGIDDQRLFVVEPGDLAPDARWVLDQPFHLLLNLAVGGNWPGPTDDTTPAENTMLVDWVRVTAP